The Simkania negevensis Z genome has a window encoding:
- a CDS encoding SWIB/MDM2 domain-containing protein: MAKKNNESFMKPMTVSKELSEVIGSGPMPRTQVTKKIWDYIKKHKRQDPENKRNIIPDEKLAKVFGSKMTINMFEMTKKVNKHLS, translated from the coding sequence ATGGCCAAGAAAAATAATGAAAGCTTCATGAAACCGATGACTGTAAGCAAGGAACTTAGTGAAGTTATAGGATCAGGGCCCATGCCAAGGACACAAGTTACAAAAAAAATTTGGGACTATATCAAAAAACACAAAAGACAAGATCCTGAAAATAAAAGAAATATCATTCCAGACGAAAAATTAGCGAAGGTCTTTGGAAGCAAAATGACAATCAACATGTTTGAGATGACTAAGAAGGTCAACAAGCATCTTTCGTAA